A genome region from Bacteroidetes Order II. bacterium includes the following:
- a CDS encoding DUF1298 domain-containing protein yields the protein MKNPELTHMRGEDGVWLQDTPDNPMIINAVLLFDRLRLADFLEVWDKNVMQVTDEATGQMQYHRFKKRVVYQQGKFYWQEDPHFEINNHIFAVQDPEIRNEEDLALYLGREASKLLPRERSLWQLHFFEEIGDGSALVVRIHHCMGDGVALIPILFSLIDEVSGNTSDLEKVSKPLIPAWVRFGLVPLTAIPVLLRRLCWIPDRTILHGPKMNGEKRFGWTAPLPMKDVKALKNAMGATVNDVLMACVTGAFRRYLQQNGQNVPTKVRTSMPVNLRTTGERIRMENQFSIAFLELPLHPADPIMRAKKVKQGLDRFKRSLQPFIMLKAAAIVSNMFPTNVARFVLNLFANKTTAVTTNVPGPQEDLHLAGKRVRSMMFWVPTRARIGMGISILSMSGAVRVGIMGDTAVLSDPKMFADGFIEEFEYLRTHYLKK from the coding sequence ATGAAAAACCCAGAATTGACGCATATGCGTGGCGAAGATGGTGTGTGGCTACAAGATACACCAGATAATCCCATGATCATTAATGCTGTATTGTTGTTCGATCGGTTACGCCTTGCCGATTTTCTAGAGGTCTGGGATAAAAATGTGATGCAAGTAACCGACGAGGCTACTGGACAAATGCAATACCATCGGTTTAAGAAAAGGGTGGTATATCAGCAAGGTAAATTTTACTGGCAAGAAGACCCTCATTTCGAAATCAATAATCACATTTTTGCCGTGCAAGATCCGGAAATACGAAACGAAGAAGATCTTGCGCTTTATCTGGGACGCGAGGCATCTAAGTTGCTGCCCAGAGAACGCTCATTATGGCAACTGCATTTCTTTGAGGAAATTGGCGATGGATCGGCCTTAGTTGTTCGTATTCATCATTGCATGGGCGACGGGGTAGCGTTGATCCCTATTTTATTCTCTTTGATTGACGAGGTTTCTGGAAATACATCCGATTTAGAAAAAGTCTCAAAACCACTCATCCCCGCTTGGGTTCGTTTTGGTTTGGTTCCGCTCACCGCAATTCCCGTCCTATTGCGCCGTTTGTGCTGGATTCCGGACCGCACTATTTTGCATGGCCCTAAAATGAATGGGGAAAAACGTTTTGGCTGGACAGCCCCACTCCCCATGAAAGACGTAAAAGCGCTTAAAAATGCGATGGGGGCAACGGTGAATGATGTATTAATGGCTTGTGTCACTGGTGCCTTTCGTCGCTATTTGCAGCAAAATGGCCAAAACGTTCCAACAAAAGTCCGGACATCTATGCCTGTTAACCTCCGCACAACTGGCGAGCGAATCCGGATGGAAAATCAATTCTCTATTGCATTTCTCGAACTACCCTTGCACCCGGCGGATCCAATCATGCGGGCAAAAAAAGTAAAACAAGGATTGGATCGGTTTAAACGGTCTTTACAGCCTTTTATTATGCTCAAAGCGGCAGCGATCGTATCCAATATGTTCCCGACCAATGTTGCGCGCTTTGTGCTAAACTTGTTTGCCAACAAAACCACTGCCGTTACAACCAACGTGCCTGGACCGCAAGAAGACCTACATTTGGCAGGAAAACGGGTGCGGAGTATGATGTTCTGGGTGCCTACCCGTGCCCGAATTGGGATGGGAATCTCCATTCTCAGCATGTCGGGGGCGGTACGTGTGGGTATTATGGGGGATACTGCCGTTCTTTCGGATCCGAAAATGTTCGCAGATGGCTTTATCGAGGAGTTTGAATACCTGCGGACACATTATCTAAAAAAATAG
- a CDS encoding YicC family protein: protein MIISMTGFGRGVAEEKHIRISVEISSVNSRYCEVYSRIPRSISVYEPAFQNLIKKVLDRGKINASLQLEDISGDLSVPPLDPGAVRAYMSRFAELKDITGIIEEVRLEHLVRLPEIFAAKETSEEDAQRTWRCIERATQSALQSLTAMRKTEGQALREDFQFRRSQIALLLDEVEVRAPARAIEARQRIHDRINQILADERIDRERLELEVAIMVDKMDITEEMVRLRSHFAVFDAALDAHEPSGRKLNFLVQELNREINTIGSKANDAPITQAVIKMKEELEKIREQVQNIV from the coding sequence ATGATTATAAGCATGACAGGCTTTGGCCGAGGGGTAGCCGAAGAAAAGCACATTCGGATTTCGGTTGAAATCAGTTCGGTTAACAGCCGATATTGTGAGGTTTACAGCAGAATTCCCCGTTCTATTTCGGTATATGAACCTGCTTTTCAGAATTTGATCAAGAAAGTACTTGATCGTGGCAAGATCAATGCGAGCCTTCAGTTAGAAGATATTTCCGGAGACTTATCGGTTCCGCCATTAGATCCGGGTGCTGTCCGGGCGTATATGTCGCGCTTTGCCGAACTAAAAGACATTACAGGCATTATTGAGGAAGTCCGGTTGGAACACCTAGTTCGTTTGCCCGAGATTTTTGCGGCGAAAGAAACATCGGAAGAAGATGCCCAACGTACTTGGCGGTGCATTGAGCGGGCAACCCAGTCTGCCCTTCAGTCACTAACAGCCATGCGCAAAACGGAAGGTCAGGCCCTGCGCGAAGATTTTCAATTCAGGAGGTCACAAATTGCTTTGCTGTTAGACGAGGTAGAAGTACGCGCACCAGCACGCGCCATTGAGGCCCGTCAGCGCATTCATGACCGCATTAACCAAATTCTGGCGGATGAAAGAATTGATCGCGAACGGTTAGAGTTAGAAGTGGCAATCATGGTGGATAAAATGGACATTACGGAAGAAATGGTGCGGTTAAGATCTCATTTTGCGGTGTTTGATGCTGCATTGGATGCCCACGAACCCTCTGGCAGAAAGCTTAATTTTTTGGTTCAGGAACTCAATCGCGAGATTAATACGATCGGCTCAAAAGCAAATGACGCCCCTATTACACAGGCCGTAATTAAGATGAAGGAAGAACTGGAGAAGATTAGAGAACAAGTGCAAAATATTGTATAA
- the frr gene encoding ribosome recycling factor, producing the protein MLSEDLDMIVSVAHDDMGTAIKHLTGEFNTIRAGRANPVMLESVRVEVYGSLMPLNQLANVNAPAPDLLLVQPWDKSSLQPIEKAIRNGHLGLNPSNDGVVIRIPIPPLSEERRRDMVKLAKHKAEEARVAIRNLRRDANQEVKKTVAELKLSEDMKFEAEDQIQRQTDLSIKKIDEMLHHKEAEIMKV; encoded by the coding sequence ATGCTTTCTGAAGACTTAGATATGATCGTAAGTGTGGCCCATGATGATATGGGGACCGCGATTAAACACCTGACCGGAGAGTTTAATACCATCCGTGCAGGTCGAGCCAATCCGGTAATGCTCGAATCTGTTCGGGTGGAAGTTTATGGCTCTCTGATGCCGCTGAACCAGTTGGCGAATGTAAATGCCCCAGCTCCTGATTTATTATTGGTACAGCCTTGGGACAAAAGTTCGCTCCAACCTATCGAAAAAGCCATTCGGAATGGCCATTTGGGGCTTAATCCCTCGAATGACGGCGTTGTCATCCGCATTCCAATCCCACCGCTTTCTGAAGAACGCCGACGCGACATGGTGAAGTTGGCCAAACACAAAGCAGAAGAAGCACGGGTGGCAATTCGCAATTTGCGCCGTGATGCCAATCAAGAGGTCAAAAAAACAGTCGCAGAACTTAAACTTTCGGAAGACATGAAGTTTGAGGCTGAAGACCAAATCCAGCGTCAGACAGACCTAAGTATCAAGAAAATTGATGAGATGTTGCATCACAAAGAAGCGGAAATTATGAAGGTCTGA
- a CDS encoding UMP kinase, whose translation METSAPQYKRVLLKLSGEALMGERAFGIDKNILRAYAIDIQEAVGAGIELAIVIGGGNIFRGVSDLGSEMTRAHADYMGMLATMINAMALQAALEEIGVYTRLQSAINMEEIAEPFIRRRAVRHLEKGRVVIFGAGTGNPYFTTDTAASLRAAEIGAEVVLKGTRVDGVYTADPLKDPTATRFERIYGMDVIERNLKVMDLTAITLLKDSKIPIIVFDMNQKGNLTRVLKDSSIGTTVYW comes from the coding sequence ATGGAAACGTCAGCACCCCAATACAAACGAGTATTGCTAAAACTAAGCGGTGAAGCCTTGATGGGCGAACGGGCGTTTGGTATTGATAAAAACATTCTGCGGGCGTATGCCATTGATATTCAGGAAGCGGTTGGTGCGGGCATCGAATTGGCGATCGTCATCGGAGGCGGGAATATCTTTAGAGGGGTATCGGATTTGGGTTCGGAGATGACCCGTGCACACGCAGACTACATGGGTATGTTGGCCACAATGATCAATGCCATGGCGCTTCAGGCGGCATTAGAGGAAATTGGGGTTTACACCCGCTTGCAATCTGCCATTAATATGGAAGAAATTGCGGAGCCTTTTATCCGCCGCCGTGCTGTCCGTCATTTAGAAAAAGGGCGCGTGGTCATTTTTGGAGCTGGGACCGGAAATCCTTATTTCACGACCGATACCGCAGCCTCTCTACGTGCTGCCGAGATTGGTGCAGAAGTGGTGCTCAAAGGAACTCGTGTGGACGGGGTCTATACCGCAGACCCACTGAAAGACCCAACAGCAACACGATTTGAGCGGATTTATGGCATGGATGTGATTGAGCGCAACCTGAAAGTGATGGACCTAACAGCCATTACCTTGCTGAAAGACTCCAAAATTCCCATCATTGTATTCGATATGAACCAAAAGGGCAATCTGACACGGGTCTTAAAGGATAGTAGCATCGGAACCACCGTATATTGGTGA
- a CDS encoding elongation factor Ts, whose protein sequence is MNISAKEVNKLRQATGAGMMDCKKALVEAEGNFDEAIAILRKKGQKVSEKRADREAKEGVIATAITGDKKMAVITEVNCETDFVARNEEFQAFAQAVADLVLATQPDNMETLLTTPMGDITLAEKLNEMTGKIGEKIDVRRFEKAVATGSVVSYIHPGARLGVLVELTAENEEVGRDVAMQVAALDPITLNADQVSEEIKQREMTIARDRAINEGKPENIVDRIAQGALNSFFKERVLLDQPFVKDPKQTVAQVLKKANVDVVKFVRFVLGG, encoded by the coding sequence ATGAACATCTCTGCAAAAGAAGTGAACAAATTGCGTCAGGCCACTGGCGCGGGTATGATGGACTGTAAAAAGGCCCTTGTAGAGGCCGAAGGCAACTTTGATGAAGCCATTGCCATCCTCCGTAAAAAAGGCCAGAAGGTTTCCGAAAAACGGGCAGACCGTGAGGCCAAAGAAGGGGTCATTGCTACGGCAATCACGGGCGATAAAAAAATGGCGGTCATTACAGAGGTAAACTGCGAAACCGACTTTGTGGCACGAAATGAAGAATTTCAGGCCTTTGCACAAGCGGTAGCGGATTTGGTGCTTGCCACCCAGCCCGATAATATGGAGACCCTTTTGACTACTCCTATGGGAGACATCACGCTGGCCGAGAAACTGAATGAAATGACCGGAAAAATCGGTGAAAAGATTGATGTCCGCCGCTTCGAGAAAGCCGTTGCTACAGGATCGGTGGTGAGTTATATTCATCCAGGCGCACGTTTGGGCGTTTTGGTGGAGCTAACGGCAGAAAATGAAGAGGTAGGCCGCGACGTTGCGATGCAGGTTGCAGCCTTAGACCCAATTACCCTAAATGCGGATCAGGTTTCGGAAGAAATCAAACAGCGTGAAATGACCATTGCCCGTGATCGTGCAATCAATGAAGGCAAGCCAGAAAATATTGTAGATCGGATCGCACAAGGTGCTTTAAATTCCTTCTTTAAAGAGCGGGTTCTATTAGACCAACCGTTTGTAAAAGATCCAAAGCAAACGGTTGCACAGGTGCTGAAGAAAGCAAATGTGGACGTGGTTAAATTTGTTCGCTTTGTTTTGGGCGGCTAA
- the rpsB gene encoding 30S ribosomal protein S2 has protein sequence MMRVSVEDLLKAGSHFGHLTSRRNPKMQPYIFMERNGVHIIDLTKTQQMLEDAAGAAGNIAKQGRNILFIGTKKQAQEIMKQEAERCGMPYVSDRWLGGMLTNFQTIRNSIKRMDGLIKMEQDGTMDKFKKKERLMKSREREKLERTLMGISKMGKLPGAIFIVDTKREHIAVQEAQRLGIPIFAICDTNCDPDPVNFPIPANDDAIKSIHLITAAIADAILEGKKAREFDQATKSAEKEKRESAQAEKEARQGGGTRRRRTSERKEEVPASEAPAASPEAEG, from the coding sequence ATCATGCGCGTATCGGTAGAAGACCTGCTTAAAGCAGGATCACACTTTGGTCACCTGACCAGCCGCCGCAACCCGAAGATGCAACCTTATATCTTCATGGAGCGGAATGGTGTACACATCATTGATCTGACAAAAACCCAGCAAATGCTCGAAGATGCGGCTGGTGCTGCCGGAAATATTGCTAAACAAGGCCGCAATATCCTGTTCATTGGGACTAAAAAACAAGCCCAGGAAATCATGAAGCAGGAAGCGGAGCGTTGTGGCATGCCCTATGTTTCTGACCGTTGGTTGGGAGGGATGTTAACGAACTTTCAAACCATTCGTAATTCCATCAAGCGGATGGACGGCCTGATCAAAATGGAACAGGACGGCACAATGGATAAGTTCAAGAAAAAAGAGCGCCTTATGAAATCCCGTGAGCGCGAAAAATTAGAACGCACCCTAATGGGGATTTCCAAAATGGGCAAGTTGCCAGGAGCTATTTTTATTGTGGACACCAAACGCGAACACATTGCTGTTCAAGAAGCACAACGCTTGGGCATTCCAATTTTTGCCATCTGTGATACGAACTGCGATCCCGACCCGGTTAACTTCCCCATTCCGGCGAATGATGACGCCATTAAGTCTATTCACTTGATTACGGCAGCCATTGCAGACGCAATTCTAGAAGGCAAAAAAGCGCGTGAGTTTGATCAGGCCACCAAATCCGCCGAGAAGGAAAAACGCGAATCTGCACAAGCTGAAAAAGAGGCCCGTCAAGGTGGTGGTACGCGTCGTCGGAGAACGAGCGAACGGAAAGAAGAAGTTCCTGCATCCGAGGCACCTGCCGCTTCTCCCGAGGCCGAAGGCTAA